Part of the Zingiber officinale cultivar Zhangliang chromosome 6A, Zo_v1.1, whole genome shotgun sequence genome, tgaacattgggatcagggttgtatttatagtcttggtcagggggcctggaagggttccatgcacctctagggggataaaactttatccccatcgcAATGCAACGCGCCACGTCACGTTTGGCTAATTTTTTGGGTCCGGATGCTcggaggggttccgggtgccTCAGACTGGGTTGGGGTGCCCTGGGCCAAAaggtcaacattttgttgactttcggtCTCGGTCTTCCGCTCTGATTCCGCTCGtattggtccgggtctttcgctccggctctgctcacttaggtgatctcggccatttGGAATTGGGCTCACCAGAACTCATTTTCCTGCCTTCGAGCAGTCTtctactccggcttctcgtcccttgaaagcGCCGTGCGTCTCTTTCTCATCCGcctgcatactcttccgcagcacctcgtacctTGGATAaatcgagcccgttggctctctcccgtgtcgtccttctcactagctgcgtcattcactcgactttctgcgctcttaagttcctgcacacttagacacgggttaaataccaataggacctaacctgacttagttgatcacatcaaaactaccttaggatattaacatataagagttttattaatgaacatagcTTACAAACATTGTTCAtgtgttgttcacgaacgttaatgatctgaacacatatgtgttcaatcttatttatttacttttacacattgttcaagtttatttatttaatcaattttgtgTGTATTAAATAACCTCTTATTAAATTGAATATCAAATTTGTTCATGAATGTTCAATTCAATTGCAGCTTTAATTATGGATGTCCTAAATATTCATGATTAAAGTTCAATtatgtgataaaaaaaaatatgattcgCTTGTCCCAGTGCCCTCATCAATTCATTTCTAAGCCAACATAGAAgaaataaatcatgaataattATTAGTTATTAGTATAAATAGCCAAAGTATAGAAGAAATATGTTCCACGCGCCGAGTGATTAAAGTTCAATTATGATGTAGTACATGGTATGTTTCTCCGATTGATTATTGGACGTAGATTCATTTTCTCCAAATTAAGGTCGTCAAAAATAGCAACGAATGACAACGGCCCACTGCCACAAATACTAAATACATTTACTATAGAGCATGCTGAAACTGTCAAAACCTGTCAATTCAATCGCTCATCTAACAACAAATACCGTCCACTCATAAAGGCACCGTCTCCTTGGTAGCAAGAGTATAGACCAAACCGATATCTTCAATTTTATTCTTTTCAGCCAGATAAAAGAAGAATTAATCTaatcaataatttttattttattaatttaatcaaatgGATCTAATTTTTTGACTAGTCGATTGCAATCTATTAAGTTGCAACATTTGTACGGCGTTGGTGATCTTTTCTTATGGTTATGGATTGTCATTGCTTTTTTTCTTTGAGATGTAAATGTGTTAGCGTCCAGTTATCAGTACTGTATCATGCATTTTGCAACTAGTCATTTCTCGTGCACTTCATAGTTACTTGTTTATGAAAATGACCAACGGATGAAAAGTTGGGCATTGGGCATTTTGCAACTAGTCATTTCTCGTGCACTTCATAGTTATCAGTCTGTCATTGGGCATGCATCTGATTCATCTCAGCCATCTAATGATGAAAAGTTGGAGAAACTAAAAATTGTTATTGCTGGGGAATTCAGTGGAGGCCTTGTAAGTTATTGTGTGTTTTATTGCTTAAGTTCTCATTTTTATTTGTGCTCTCATGTTTTTTTCTGCATCTCTCTACTTTTAACCACTATGGGGGTCTATTAGAATCAAAGTTCTCACAGGGCTTTGTCCTCTTGACTCGTATCAGATTGAGGCTATTTCATAAACATGTAGAAGTGGCATTGTCATTGTAAATGCCAAAGGAAGACGAACGAACTGTGCACGTAGACTTCTGAGCTGCAGGATACTAATCATACTGTTGGGATCCGAAGCGAAATCAAGCATTAAAATGCAGTAGAAAAAGGAATACATCAAATATCCATATGCTAATTCTAATTATATTGTTGGTATAGAAAGATATCTCTAGTTATGCAGAACCTTTGTGAATCTAGAGAGTTAAGTCGATCTAAACACGATCATAGTATTCGTGCCTCTCTAGTATCCATACGAGTAGAGTTGCCGCCAGTCTCACGAGCACAATTGGAGACTCACTTTGTCGTACATATAGTGCTAGCTACCATGTGCATATATAAGTTGAGATCATACTCTTAACCTAAGCAATTTTGAAGTATTATCTAATAAGAATTGTAAAATGTGGCTAAGTCTTATCTAATAAGACTTTATCTAATAACTGGGCTTCTTTGGACTTATTTAAAAAGCCCAAATAAATATTGAATTAACTATTAATCCAATAAATTTAAGATCAAATTAAATTCATCAGTAATCCAATAAAACCCTATTAGATTAACCCATTAATATAGCAAATTTAAGATCCAAAATTAATTTCAGACTTAAAACCTAGACCCACTTTATTTTAGtcatactaaaataaaataaattttaaaattgatgcgCTCTCTATGTATGACCTAATAAGTTCTCATAACATTTGACAGTTACACTAAAATCACATTTTTAAAACACAAATAATGAATTGTATCTAGCAATGCATTATGATCATCCAAGTGGCGAGAATGTTGTACGTAGATCCAACCTAATCTATCAATGATTATTTTATTGCATAATTTACTCATTTTGTCCATGATATCTAGAATGATTTACAAGGCATAGATCATGTCATTTTCTCATCAATttatgtgtttcttgatctctaagtagacttacttaaccaaagaagtttaatatctcatattgacttatttgagtatGATCATGCATTTTAATAGTCTTATTTAATCAAAGAGACTACAAATATCACTTTTGTTATATGGAAGGGACAAattccatctacattactcacaccCCTTCTCGTTACTCACACCCCTAGTGAACAGCTTTATAATCAACCTTGTTATAGATAATCTTTGTCGTTACTAaaatacacaactccttatatagaaAAATATAGTAACTTTAGGTCAAGGATTGCTTATACTAATAGCCATTATGAGAATGTTTGTGTCATTCATATAATAATCTATGAAGCATTCTCATGGCAGATTAATTTAGTATATagtctctaatatatactcatgtgttaacttgatatcttatataaTTATGACTTGTGATATTAAATTATCAGTTAacttatatgttaatctcaatgcattaatgttgcccttgtatattaatatttgactaggaatgattgagAGTAGCGTTCTATATATCTATAGTCTCTcacaattaatttaattaattgatatgCTATAGAACAAAATCTACCactctaggatattattatatttattcaaatttACATAGatttaaagtaaatataataaacataaaatgttacattttattaaaatataatacaaTAGTCTCATATCAATTTTCTACTCTTAGTGCATTTTAGATGATGGAAAAATCATCTATAGTACTTTAAATATGTCTGATCTGATCTACTGGAAGAAACAGGtaattccttctttttttctaaaaaaatgttAGTTCCATCCTGATTAGCTTCTATATTGTCTCTAAACATCAATCTTTTTAATCATGATTGGTATGATTATTTACTTGCACTTAAAAGAGGAGAGTTCGATAAGTTTCAACTGTTCAAGCTTAAGATGTTGCTGTGTCACGATATGCTGTTTCTActcatattatttattttaaaataaactacTTATTCATTCATGAGTAATATTGCATGCATTACCAGTTAAAATATTGCATTTCTCAAAACTCCTAAAGTGATTTTTGTCAGTAATACTAGCTAAGCTAACTAATATATGTGCAGAATAGAATAATCCTTACCAGAACAGAATACTAAGGATTTATATGCAGCTACCAAATTTACTAATTGCTAAGGAGTTACAGAAACTTCCCTCAAGATACAAATTTAAGTCATTCTCTTTAAGTATATAATAAGATtcctccattttcttttttttttttgtatccaAATATTCAGCAATGCTAAAGTTTTTGCATATACAGAGAATACTCCATGAAACATGAACTTCTAGCAACGACTGTTTTACCATTTGAATGTTGCTATATAAATCCACTACCTGCATCTCTGTCGCTTGAAAGAAATGATCCATCACAAAATAGCCATGATTTGTCATGATGTAAGGATGCCGGTAATTTAGGAATACTGGGAGATTATTGAACTAAACCATCCTTTTTATCAATCGTTTTTCTTACACATATATAAGCTTCAGTAAATGATGAAACTCTGGTCCAAATTACTTTTGGTGAAGAACCACTCTTATCTTAAGCATCGTTGCTATATAACCATAGATACAAAAAGGAGTTGAGAATGACAGTTAATAAGATAGCCTCAGATTGTTTGTTAAGATCATTCCCCTCCAACATCCATGAACCAGAATACCTAGTAATGAACAATGAAACTCCACTGGTAAATAGATGAATCAAAGACCAGGATGGCGAAGCATGTGGGCATACAAAGAAGACATGTTCTATAGAATCATTCTCCATGCCAataaataacaagggctattaaGCATGGATTGTTCTATTCTACCTCATCTTGTTGTTTGTCTTGGCTAATTTCTTCTGAAAACATGTGGTGCACCTGCAAATCTTATATTTTGTCTTATTTACTAATTAACTATACCACAGTTTATGGTTGTTACTCTTCTCTTACAAGCAGAATTAATACTATACCTATTCCACAATCAGATAATTTTCTGGAATTATTGTTTTTTTATCTATATCACTATATGTGCTTCAGAGATTGCATCTTTGGATTTTTGCTTTTATCTTCCTCAAGTTAGATACAGGCAACATGTTTCTAACTCGATTATTTGTTGGAACTTGGAAACTGATTGAGTATATATGCATCAAAATTTTGTTTGCACCTCCAGAAACCCCAGCAACAGGCTACATGGCTCTGttaaaataagaaaacaaaaaacaGGGCCCTTGATTTCATTTTCTAGAATTGGCTCCATGTTTGGGAGTGATTGCCTAGTTGAATTGAGTTTTAGTTAATGTGTAAGCTATAGCTTCTTCTCAGTGTAATTTTCACATACAATTTTCTTAGTTGATGATTTAAAGAATACTTAGCTGATACCTTGATAAAAAAGACAAAAAtcttaactatttttaaaaattccaaaaacttTAACAACAAATGGATCATGGAAAGAATTTTCATCATGTGTGTTCCAAATTTATCTGAAAGAATGTTCAAATATAGTAGAATACAATGAAATAAAATGCAAACAAAGACAGGGAACGGTGTTCGCTGGCTGCTGAACATGAAACTACTCCACCACACCAACTCTCACATCAATGCAATCGTCCCCCGCGCTCCCCGTCCCGTCAAGCCTCCTCCCCTTCGTCCTCACCGGACCTGTTTCTGTCACCTCGCCCTGGTCTCGCCCGTCTCGGCGAGGAGCAAGAACCACGATGTGGTCAGTCGGGAAGATGGACGAGACCTCCGACCTGCACAACGGGCACTTGGGATTGAACTGAAGCCAAGTGTCGATGCAATCGATGTGGAAGTGATGCGAGCAGCGAGGGAGGACCTTGATCCGCTCCTCCTCTCGGAACTCGCTCAAGCACACGGCGCAGTGCTCTAATTGGCCGGAATTCACAAACTTGACGACAGGGATGGAGCGAATGATCGCCGGCTCAAGGCCGCAGGCCTCCGGAGGGATGCGGCGGCCACCGCGACGGTGGGACGACGGCAAGTCAAGGCAGCACTCGACGACGAAGACGTAGTAGGAGAGGAGGAGAACGGCGCTGATCAAGAGGATGCCCAAGGCAGTGATGGCTAAGAAGGGGAAGGTGGAGGAAGAGGAAGGCAGCAGTGGCAGTGCGGAACGATGAGGCCCTTGAACTGGATCCATTAATTAATTCTTCTAACGTTGCTCGGAAGTATGCATGCGAGAAGCAGGAAATTAAGAAGCGAGTGAAGAAGAGGGAATTAGTGTGGAAAGGTGGCCTTGGAGTGGGAGATTGGTCAAAGGTTGAATGACGATGAGGATCCAAATTAAACCGACCGTCATCAATGATCTCTTACGTACTGTCACTAAGTCAACGAGATTCCCGTCTCAGTCGTTGCCTGTCAGTGTGCTTCGTTGAGGTGAGACGGTCAAAGATCTCAGAGAAGAACTAGGGCCCGTGATCATGTACCTAGCAGTTCAGATTCGATCGGTGGGATTTATTGGCGAAGGAAGTTTTGAAACAAAAATGTGTAGAATATAATGAAAGATGATTGACACCGCGCGCAACATTTAAGTAACCAGAATAATCTCACGACGTAGCCGAGTTGATAATTACacgataaatttataaaattgaataaaaGTCAAATCttgattaaaaagaaaaaatccaTATGATTGTTAGATTTGATTTCTTGATTTACAAAAATTTCAATCGGATCAATCATTTATaggattataaaaaataataaaataataagaaaatataaaatttaaggatGAAAGatgaatgataataaaataagtaaacaaaactatCTCATATCCTAAGAAGTACGAGAATTAAGAATTAAAATCAAGATCAAGAGtatctttattatttattataagtGTATGTTCAATATTGTAATTTAACGTATTGAAGTATTTTAGTATCTTAATAATATAAGTCTTTTAGGTTACGTTTGATtggatgtaatgtaatcttgcttgtaatttaatcaaatttgtaatataatataatgtaatattgattatattactacgtttgataatgtaatgtatgtaattttTGATTataaggatgattacattcttttgtttgatgtccattattttttataaagaatataatttatattattataaaatgacaaaaatatcctacgaCCTCTACCGATGGTCGCCGCACCTCTGCCAGAGCCCCTCCATCGGCCACCGGCGACGACGACGATCGCCGGCGGCGATCGACGGTGGTCGCCGACGACGATCGCCGACGGCAGCGGCTGTCGGCGGGAGACAACCGGCGGTGGCGACAGCCAACGATGGTCGCCAGTGGCCGGCGGTGGTCGCTGGCGGCCGGCGGTGATCACCGGCGGGGCCGACGGCGGTGGGCAGCGGCAGCCGACGGCAGTGGATGGCGACCACggtggactaggggtatattcgccatttaaattttggttaaacgatgaccttgtaatgtaattcgattacatagtatttactttgtaatccagattacaaaacttcactaccttttgtaatcaagattacattacattacaagtttaaaattaaaccaaacaaaataatcaatcttataatgtaatattgattacattacaaggcagattataTCCTACTAAATGTAGCCTTAAGACAAATCTAAAAGTATTTTTGATTCATCTCTTATAATCTTTATTTCAAAGATGTATACAATTTCTTGCATATCTTTTATATCAAATTGTAATAAAAGTCATGCTTTGACTTTTATTACAAACTCTATGTTACTCCCAATtagtaatatatcatcaacatTTAATGATAATATGATAAGctttttttctccctttttaaATAGGCACACTGatcttcattgatcattttaaatccataagataaaataattttattaaatcttatgttttATTATCTTGATACTAGTTTTAGACTATAAATAGACTTTTTAAGTCTATACACTTTTTCCTCTTGATTTTCAACAATGTAATCTTCTGGTTGTGTCATATAGATTTTTTTGTCAAACTCACATTTTAGGAAagttgtctttacatccatctaatgtaattctaaatcaaaattttctactatAGATAAAATGATATGAATTGTCATAAATTTTACGACGGGAGAAAatatctcttcaaaatcaatactcTCTTATTGAATATAATCTTCTGCAACCAAATGACTCTTGTATTGATCAATTGATACAGTCGCTTTTCTCTTAATTTTGAGAATTCATTTATTTTCAATAACCTTTCGTCTTAGAGGAAGATCAACTAATTCTCAAGCTTGATTCTTTTTCATTAACTCTATTTTTTCATCGATTGAAACTTTCCACACTTCTCTAATTGGGCATCTCAATGCTTCTTCAATAGTTTGAGGTCCTTCATCATCAAATGGGAGAATCATTAAGGTCTTATTATCAATGTCAAACATTTTCCAAATAATAATCTTACGACTATTTCTTCGTAAGTTGGACTATTGAGAAATCAACTAATTAATTGACAAATCACTCCCACTAGAATTAGGCATCTCTTGTGATACCTTCATTGATGAAGTATCATTCTTCTCCTCGATTACAAATAGAGGAATAGTTTAATATATGTCACCTCTCACTAGGAAGTCAGTTTCGAGAAAAGTTACATCTCTCGACTCTATTTCAGACATAATTCCATCATATTGTTCTCTTTGGAGGtatcagaataccttataaaaatGTACTTTTTACATCTAGGTCctattttttcatatttgtgagtcttatcatgaacataaACAGTTGACCCCCAAGGTCATAAATGACTTGAATTGGGTTTTCTGCTTATGCGATATTCATATGgggtaaataaaataaatttagaagATAATCAGTTAAGTATATAAGTTGttgctaataatgcatctcctcaATAAAAAATTAGCAAATTAGCTTTAGCTAATATATATAGACCTAACTATATCTAGAAGAGATAGATTTTTTCTTTCAACAACCCCATTTTACTATAAAATTTCTGGATTattagttgtctaataatccttttatcattacatattattttaaactaattagacaaatattcaccttcaCAGTCTGTGTATAAGGTTTTAACcttttgatctatttgattctcaacttcattcaagtaaTATCTAAAACAGTCTAATGCCTCAAATTTATGAGAAattaaatacacatgaccaaaatgtgtgaaattatcaataaatataatgaaatagaaGCTCCATGTATAGGCCTCGCATTCATTGGACTATATATGTTTGAATAAATTAATTATAATGGTGATTCAGCtctaataatttaatcaaatagTTTTCTAGTTATTTTTCTAGTAAGACAATGCTCACACACAAATAAGTTAATCTTAACATGAGTGCCTAGCagaccctctttagctaatctattcatccGTTCATGTCTGATATTTGCTAATCAAGCATGCCAAACTTGAACATAAATATCAGTATCACTAGTAAGAGTAATATTTGAAAAACAACTGATACGGTGCATGTTCGTGGGGTCAGTAAGGTGATGGGGTTAGGAGTCAAGATCACAGgagggtcaaaagtcaagcttatatggaggtcagaagtcaggcTTATGTGGAGGTTAGAAGTCAAGtgtacgtggaggtcagaagtccagcctccgtggctggtcaaaagtcaagtttACAGGACCAGGGTCCAAGTCTCAGCTGGTGGGGCGGTCCAAGGATGGGAGTTTAAGTCGGACACGGGGCAGCCCTAATAGCGGTCAAGGACAGGGCCCACAGGCCAGGTACAGTTGAGGATTGAGCTCATAAGTCAagtaagggtaaaggaaagaggGCTCTGGGCATAGAATAAATAGACcaggcgtgcaggtcgggacgtacaagccgtGGATAGCAGTAAACATGTCTGGACACAGAccgggcgtgcaggtcgggatgtacaagccGTGGATAGCAATAAACAGtaaacaggtctggacacagactgttagctagagccctagagccaatcatttgatgattgtattttggacttgttgtatcatattctatataaataaagtcatttggtttttggttattatacttacttgtattggtgccaaataaactaagtataataacgtccttgagtagaaggttcttacctatatcaatcgattggttgaatcgatagtgagatgatatagggaacactactcttaatcattcctagtcgagtattaacattcagggacaatgttaatgcaataagactagcatgtaggtcaactcgatgacttgatctcacaagtcatggatatggagatatcaagttgacacatgggtatgcattggagaatgtatactgaatgacccgggatgagaaagtatcattgatcgttatatgagtgtcatatactttctcatgtgactattagtatgactactagtccttagacctgaagtcaccatggttccctacataaggagttatgtactttggtttcatcaaacgtcacccgtaactgggtggactataaaggcgattattgggtatgtaacgaattatgcagagagatgtgagtgatgtagatgtgatctatccctcctatatgacgggagagacatcggtat contains:
- the LOC121994458 gene encoding RING-H2 finger protein ATL16-like — protein: MDPVQGPHRSALPLLPSSSSTFPFLAITALGILLISAVLLLSYYVFVVECCLDLPSSHRRGGRRIPPEACGLEPAIIRSIPVVKFVNSGQLEHCAVCLSEFREEERIKVLPRCSHHFHIDCIDTWLQFNPKCPLCRSEVSSIFPTDHIVVLAPRRDGRDQGEVTETGPVRTKGRRLDGTGSAGDDCIDVRVGVVE